One window of the Mycobacterium sp. SVM_VP21 genome contains the following:
- the hcaB gene encoding 3-(cis-5,6-dihydroxycyclohexa-1,3-dien-1-yl)propanoate dehydrogenase has translation MTRWLDGKRALVVGAGSGIGRAVVDAYLDEGAQVAVLERDQSKCAALASQLPGVPVTQGDATTAEANQRAVATAVAAFGGLDTLVNCVGIFDFYKGITDISAEELEPAFDEMFKTNVLSQLQSVKAAIPALQAQERSSIVLTESASSFYPGRGGVLYVASKFAVRGLVSTLAYELAPHIRVNGVAPGGTLNTDLRGLQNLSLDHIRLDDTPNRARDLAARTPLNVALTPQDHAWSYVFLASDRSRGITAGTTHPDGGFGMTTGGTA, from the coding sequence GTGACACGATGGCTGGACGGTAAGCGGGCGCTGGTCGTCGGCGCCGGCTCGGGCATCGGCCGAGCAGTCGTCGACGCCTATCTCGACGAGGGAGCCCAGGTCGCGGTGTTGGAACGCGATCAGTCGAAATGCGCTGCGTTGGCAAGTCAATTGCCGGGAGTTCCAGTGACACAGGGAGATGCCACGACTGCCGAGGCGAACCAGCGCGCCGTCGCTACCGCCGTTGCGGCTTTCGGTGGCCTGGATACGCTGGTCAACTGCGTCGGGATTTTTGACTTCTACAAGGGCATCACCGATATCTCTGCCGAAGAGCTGGAGCCGGCGTTTGACGAGATGTTCAAGACGAACGTGCTGAGTCAGCTGCAGTCGGTGAAGGCCGCCATCCCGGCGCTGCAAGCCCAGGAGCGGTCGTCGATCGTCCTCACCGAGTCTGCGTCGTCGTTCTATCCAGGCCGCGGCGGTGTGCTGTACGTGGCGTCGAAGTTCGCCGTACGCGGCCTGGTCAGCACTCTCGCCTACGAACTCGCCCCGCACATCCGGGTCAACGGCGTTGCACCGGGCGGAACGTTGAACACCGACCTGCGCGGCTTGCAGAACCTGTCGCTCGACCATATCCGGCTGGACGACACCCCCAACCGGGCACGTGATCTCGCGGCACGCACCCCCCTCAATGTGGCGCTCACCCCGCAGGACCACGCCTGGAGCTACGTCTTCCTGGCATCAGACCGGTCCCGCGGTATCACGGCCGGGACTACACATCCCGACGGTGGGTTCGGAATGACGACCGGGGGTACCGCGTGA
- a CDS encoding class II aldolase/adducin family protein, translated as MTADDLAPLRLEVAQACRVAAARGLVDGILGHISAQVDEQHLLVRCRSDSDDGVAFTRPDDIRLIRFDGTPGMPGELDGYRVPNELPIHVETLLAHPEHRAVAHLHPPAVVAADLAGITIEPIYGAFDIPGAWLALRGIPVYARAVLIRTAELGKEMVAAMAGKPVVICRGHGITSAAATVRQAVLQAISLDQLASMSLRVHCAGGTCKPIDEADWADLPDLGPAFTADAAWRHELARLEQR; from the coding sequence GTGACCGCCGACGATCTGGCGCCGCTGCGACTTGAGGTTGCGCAGGCCTGCCGAGTCGCTGCCGCCCGGGGTCTGGTGGACGGCATTCTCGGACACATCAGTGCCCAAGTCGACGAACAACACCTACTCGTGCGGTGTCGCAGCGACTCAGACGACGGCGTGGCATTCACTCGCCCCGACGACATTCGGCTCATCCGCTTTGACGGAACACCGGGCATGCCAGGTGAACTGGACGGATATCGGGTGCCCAACGAGCTGCCGATCCACGTCGAAACTCTGCTGGCTCATCCCGAACACCGGGCGGTGGCCCACCTGCATCCCCCGGCCGTCGTGGCCGCCGACCTGGCGGGAATCACGATCGAGCCCATCTACGGGGCCTTCGACATCCCTGGTGCATGGCTCGCGCTCCGAGGCATCCCGGTGTACGCGCGGGCCGTGCTGATCCGCACCGCGGAACTCGGCAAAGAAATGGTTGCCGCCATGGCGGGCAAGCCGGTGGTGATCTGTCGCGGCCATGGAATCACCAGTGCAGCTGCCACGGTTCGCCAGGCTGTCCTGCAAGCGATCAGCCTGGACCAATTGGCTTCGATGTCACTGCGGGTCCACTGCGCGGGCGGCACCTGCAAGCCGATCGATGAGGCAGATTGGGCAGATCTGCCCGACCTCGGCCCCGCATTCACCGCGGACGCCGCCTGGCGCCATGAACTGGCCCGGCTGGAGCAGCGATGA
- a CDS encoding 3-oxoacid CoA-transferase subunit B, giving the protein MTRTPATTVEHVDRGPLTRDELAAVIARDIPAGSYVNLGIGQPTLVADHLSPDDAVILHTENGMLGMGPAAPGDDVDPDLTNAGKIAVTEMPGASYFHHADSFAMMRGGHLDVCVLGALQVSQNGDLANWHTGEPGAIPAVGGAMDLAIGAKKVFVMMDLFTRDGAAKLVPSCTYPLTGLRCVSRVYTEHAIIDIDTATGTIRARETFGTTIADLAARLPVDFG; this is encoded by the coding sequence GTGACGCGGACGCCAGCCACCACAGTTGAGCATGTTGATCGCGGCCCCCTGACCCGCGACGAACTGGCCGCCGTCATCGCCCGGGATATCCCGGCGGGCTCCTATGTCAATCTCGGCATCGGGCAGCCCACACTGGTCGCCGATCACCTATCACCCGACGACGCGGTGATACTGCACACCGAAAACGGCATGCTGGGCATGGGGCCCGCCGCACCGGGCGACGACGTCGATCCCGATCTCACCAATGCCGGCAAGATCGCGGTGACCGAGATGCCCGGGGCCTCCTATTTCCATCACGCCGACTCCTTCGCGATGATGCGCGGCGGACACCTCGACGTGTGCGTGCTGGGAGCCTTACAGGTCAGCCAGAACGGCGACCTGGCCAACTGGCATACCGGGGAACCGGGCGCGATCCCGGCCGTCGGAGGAGCAATGGACTTGGCGATCGGTGCCAAGAAGGTCTTCGTGATGATGGATCTGTTCACCAGGGACGGTGCCGCCAAACTGGTTCCGTCGTGCACTTACCCTCTGACCGGTCTGCGTTGCGTCAGCAGGGTCTACACCGAGCACGCCATCATTGATATCGACACGGCTACCGGAACGATCCGGGCACGCGAAACCTTCGGCACCACCATCGCTGACCTTGCGGCGAGATTGCCCGTCGATTTCGGCTAA
- a CDS encoding PucR family transcriptional regulator has protein sequence MWERPSARVCELMRQGAELMVNVPEPQLGELDRAILASEHMQGIGSDPVLADAIRRNNRSNLLHWAAANISRPGEPVPPNTREPLAIARDLIRRGIDIPWSVDAYRLGQNAAWRFWMRFAFRLTSDPDELHELLDVSAQSIGSFIDATVTEVYRQIQSEREELTGGTHAERRQAVALILDGAPVDRRHVETQLGYRLDQHHTAAVIWGTESETTLADLDRAAEVLTGGPSSRPSLSIVVSSATRWTWLPGVEGPDLTRLADAVRDLPGIRIAVGPTESGIEGFRRSHFDAITAQHTMARSNSHQQVARFTDVELIALITADPERADRFVKHALGDFESADEELHRAVLTFIGEQCNASRAAARLYTHRNTLLRRVSRADELLPRPLEENSVHIAVALEALLWR, from the coding sequence ATGTGGGAGCGGCCGTCGGCGCGGGTATGCGAGCTGATGCGGCAGGGCGCAGAGTTGATGGTCAACGTGCCGGAGCCGCAGCTCGGTGAGCTGGACCGGGCCATCCTTGCCTCCGAGCACATGCAGGGTATCGGGAGCGACCCGGTGCTTGCCGACGCGATCCGCCGCAACAATCGATCAAACCTCTTGCACTGGGCGGCCGCCAATATCAGTCGTCCTGGCGAACCGGTTCCGCCGAACACCAGAGAACCGCTCGCTATTGCTCGAGACTTGATTCGGCGCGGAATCGACATCCCGTGGTCGGTGGATGCCTACCGGCTTGGACAGAACGCGGCGTGGCGGTTCTGGATGCGGTTCGCGTTTCGGTTGACGTCGGATCCCGACGAACTGCACGAGCTGCTCGACGTGTCCGCGCAGTCGATTGGATCGTTCATCGACGCCACGGTCACCGAGGTCTACCGCCAGATCCAGAGCGAGCGCGAAGAGCTGACCGGGGGGACGCACGCCGAACGCCGGCAGGCCGTCGCGCTCATCCTCGACGGGGCGCCGGTCGATCGGCGGCATGTCGAGACTCAACTGGGCTACCGCCTCGATCAGCACCACACCGCAGCGGTGATCTGGGGTACCGAGTCGGAGACCACGCTCGCGGACCTAGACCGCGCCGCGGAGGTTTTGACCGGCGGTCCGAGCAGCCGGCCATCGCTGTCGATCGTGGTCAGCTCCGCGACCCGCTGGACATGGTTGCCGGGCGTCGAGGGGCCGGACCTGACCCGCCTGGCCGACGCGGTCCGGGACCTGCCCGGGATCCGCATCGCAGTGGGGCCCACGGAATCGGGGATAGAGGGCTTCCGGCGCAGTCACTTCGATGCGATCACTGCTCAACACACGATGGCGCGATCCAACTCTCACCAGCAGGTCGCCCGGTTCACCGACGTTGAGCTGATCGCGCTGATCACCGCCGATCCCGAACGGGCCGATCGTTTCGTCAAGCACGCGCTCGGAGATTTCGAGTCAGCTGACGAGGAGCTCCACCGTGCCGTGCTCACCTTCATCGGCGAGCAGTGCAACGCTTCCCGGGCGGCCGCGCGCCTGTATACACATCGAAACACCTTGCTGCGCAGGGTTTCTAGGGCAGATGAACTGTTGCCCAGGCCACTGGAAGAGAACAGCGTGCATATCGCGGTCGCATTGGAAGCCCTGCTCTGGCGTTAG
- the pcaH gene encoding protocatechuate 3,4-dioxygenase subunit beta: MTGQGKISAEIEAIQDDYRHAGLEETQPRLDYPPYRSSVLRHPKNALLLADPEAAELQAPCFGQDDVALLDADLTAQHTGTPIGERTVVTGRIVDRNGRPARRQLVEIWQANASGRYIHQGDQHSAPLDPNFTGAGRCLTDDDGFYRFTTIKPGPYPWRNHHNAWRPAHIHFSLFGTDFAQRMITQMYFPGDPLFALDPIYQSITDQKARDRLVAVYDHDITSHEWATGYRWDIVLTGPAATPFEDHDD, translated from the coding sequence ATGACCGGTCAGGGGAAGATCAGCGCCGAAATCGAGGCGATCCAGGACGATTACCGGCATGCGGGCCTCGAGGAAACCCAGCCCAGGCTCGACTATCCGCCGTACCGCAGCAGCGTGCTTCGGCATCCCAAAAACGCCCTACTCCTGGCAGACCCAGAGGCCGCCGAACTGCAGGCACCCTGTTTCGGCCAGGACGACGTCGCCCTGCTGGACGCCGATCTGACGGCCCAGCACACGGGCACACCGATCGGTGAGCGCACCGTGGTGACCGGCCGGATCGTCGACCGCAATGGCAGGCCGGCACGCCGCCAACTCGTCGAGATCTGGCAGGCCAACGCCAGCGGACGCTACATCCACCAGGGGGATCAGCATTCCGCACCGTTGGACCCCAATTTCACCGGAGCGGGGCGATGCCTCACCGACGACGACGGGTTCTACCGGTTCACAACGATCAAGCCCGGCCCCTACCCCTGGCGCAACCACCACAACGCCTGGCGGCCCGCGCACATCCACTTTTCCTTGTTCGGAACTGATTTCGCGCAGCGGATGATCACTCAGATGTACTTCCCCGGCGACCCGCTGTTCGCGTTGGACCCGATCTATCAATCGATCACCGACCAGAAAGCCCGCGACCGGCTCGTCGCGGTCTACGACCACGACATCACCAGTCACGAATGGGCCACCGGATACCGGTGGGACATCGTGCTCACCGGCCCAGCCGCAACGCCGTTCGAGGATCACGATGACTGA
- a CDS encoding 3-phenylpropionate/cinnamic acid dioxygenase subunit beta, which produces MTSAEKSQRPGFARPKDAGGPWELAVLGDHAPKKVRTAKPLPFNDARHLQAHQFLVDEAYLLDAQQYTEWLDTLTEDIHYFMPVRVTTASGAGFDTSPGMAHFDENKYSLNRRVARFATEHAWTEDPPSRLRHHVTNVRTFACDDDQHLIVESAELLFRSRGDVNEAAFVSCGREDLLRRTDGQWKLARRTIYVDESVLRMQNLAVFL; this is translated from the coding sequence ATGACATCCGCCGAGAAAAGTCAGCGGCCCGGGTTTGCCCGACCAAAAGACGCCGGCGGCCCGTGGGAACTGGCAGTTCTGGGTGACCATGCGCCCAAGAAGGTCCGTACCGCTAAGCCGTTGCCGTTCAACGACGCCCGACACCTACAGGCGCATCAGTTCTTGGTCGACGAGGCCTATCTGCTCGACGCACAGCAGTACACCGAATGGCTCGACACCCTCACCGAGGACATCCACTACTTCATGCCGGTGCGGGTGACCACCGCTTCTGGCGCTGGATTCGACACTTCGCCCGGCATGGCCCATTTCGACGAGAACAAGTACTCGTTGAACCGGCGCGTCGCGCGCTTTGCGACCGAGCACGCCTGGACCGAAGACCCGCCGTCACGGCTACGCCATCACGTCACCAACGTCCGCACCTTTGCCTGCGACGATGATCAGCACCTGATCGTCGAGTCGGCCGAGCTGCTGTTCCGTAGCCGCGGCGATGTGAACGAGGCGGCGTTCGTCTCCTGCGGCCGTGAAGACCTGCTGCGGCGCACAGATGGCCAATGGAAGTTGGCGCGGCGCACCATCTATGTCGACGAGTCGGTCCTGCGTATGCAGAACCTGGCGGTCTTCCTGTGA
- a CDS encoding dihydrodiol dehydrogenase yields the protein MANAVGDAITIANEFTEVTLHRVDTRNGSRLLITSPKSGQWISLDALELEALTWQNAYTLAAMVGNMHQPLLSDDSDLP from the coding sequence ATGGCCAATGCGGTCGGCGACGCCATAACCATCGCGAACGAATTCACCGAAGTGACGCTGCACCGGGTTGATACCCGCAACGGATCGCGGCTGCTGATCACCTCGCCGAAGTCGGGGCAATGGATCAGTCTCGACGCCCTGGAACTTGAAGCATTGACCTGGCAAAACGCCTACACTCTGGCGGCGATGGTCGGCAACATGCATCAACCGCTCCTCTCCGACGACAGTGACCTGCCGTGA
- the pcaG gene encoding protocatechuate 3,4-dioxygenase subunit alpha, whose translation MTELTATPGQTIGPFFGYALPFEHGNELVRPGSTGAIGLHGTVTDGVGAPVPDALLEIWQADAGGAVPTSSSLRRDGDTFSGWGRAATDTNGHYSFTTVKPGALHQSTPFITVAVFARGLLNRLFTRAYLPGDRLHADRLLNSVPAERRHTLIAVPDEGGFRFDIRLQGADETVFLRYRGQP comes from the coding sequence ATGACTGAGCTGACGGCCACGCCCGGGCAGACCATCGGACCGTTCTTCGGCTATGCGTTGCCGTTCGAACACGGCAACGAGCTCGTACGCCCTGGCTCGACCGGTGCCATCGGGCTACACGGCACCGTCACCGATGGCGTCGGGGCGCCCGTTCCCGACGCGCTGTTGGAGATCTGGCAGGCCGATGCGGGCGGCGCCGTGCCAACGTCCAGTTCGCTTCGCCGCGACGGCGATACCTTCAGCGGGTGGGGACGCGCCGCGACAGATACCAATGGCCACTACAGCTTCACGACGGTGAAACCTGGTGCGCTCCACCAGTCGACACCATTCATCACCGTCGCCGTGTTTGCCCGCGGCCTGCTGAACCGGTTGTTCACCCGTGCCTATCTGCCCGGCGATCGCCTCCATGCAGATCGCTTGCTGAATTCCGTGCCGGCTGAGCGTCGCCATACCCTCATCGCGGTGCCCGACGAGGGTGGCTTTCGGTTCGACATCAGGCTGCAGGGCGCCGACGAGACGGTATTCCTGCGCTATCGGGGGCAACCATGA
- a CDS encoding 3-oxoacid CoA-transferase subunit A, whose amino-acid sequence MSRAVVCDTAAEAVSGVADGATVLVGGFGLAGLPTVLIDALIAQGARDLTIVSNNAGNADIGLAALLATGRVRKVICSFPRQSDSYVFDGLYRDGKIELELVPQGNLAECIRAAGAGIGAFYCPTGVGTLLTEGKEIRTINGRDYALEYPIHADVALIRAYVGDRAGNLVYRKTARNFGPVMATAAALTVAEVSRVVDTGELDPEAIVTPGIYVDRILETSS is encoded by the coding sequence GTGAGCCGTGCCGTAGTCTGTGACACCGCCGCCGAAGCGGTATCCGGAGTCGCCGACGGCGCAACGGTTTTGGTAGGCGGATTCGGCTTGGCAGGCCTTCCCACCGTGCTGATCGATGCACTGATCGCCCAGGGAGCCCGCGATCTGACCATAGTCAGCAACAACGCAGGCAATGCTGATATCGGACTGGCAGCGCTGCTGGCCACCGGCCGCGTCCGCAAGGTCATCTGTTCGTTTCCCCGCCAGTCGGATTCCTACGTGTTCGACGGCCTATATCGCGACGGCAAGATTGAGCTGGAACTGGTACCACAAGGCAACCTCGCCGAATGCATCCGCGCTGCCGGTGCGGGTATCGGAGCGTTCTACTGCCCCACCGGAGTGGGCACGCTGCTCACCGAGGGCAAGGAGATTCGGACCATCAACGGGCGGGACTACGCGCTGGAGTACCCCATCCACGCGGATGTCGCATTGATCCGCGCCTACGTCGGTGATCGCGCGGGCAATCTGGTGTATCGCAAGACCGCCCGCAACTTCGGCCCGGTGATGGCTACCGCTGCGGCGCTGACGGTCGCTGAAGTGTCCCGTGTCGTCGACACCGGCGAGCTGGATCCCGAAGCGATCGTCACTCCGGGCATCTACGTCGATCGGATCCTGGAGACGAGCTCGTGA
- a CDS encoding PE-PPE domain-containing protein: MSSTLRPYATAGVALVGAGLIAVSSVAGPSLAAALPAVQLTSTGGGYVVDSPNNLVGLIVGGSGMPLPQQTPGYVENMDELYIQRMLPGALSVPVFTPEGAQPIFSGIKSLPLDVSVAQGTAMVHQYVTDNVAAGNTVVVSGYSQSTAIAANLMTQLQDEGVPADAVKFLLTGAVTNPDGGLFERFGMTIPAFQTTFAGYAPPDTPYETSIYSLEYDGFADFPKYPLNILSVLNAELGELFVHPLYSELTAEQVDNAIQVGTTADYDGVTTYYMIPHDELPLLLPLRMLPVLGQPLADLLNPVLTQLVNLGYDNPNNDGWDEGTANVPTGFGIFPRWEQVMVALNNLGPAAEQGFNAFVQDINDLLSNPSSLFTGISDSGTAPTDLFSSPMDFINTLTGAFAQLYSLLLPAADSLTTLAITVPTQVANILLSNLDDPLTGLGLAAGTFVAGVTQVGAIELGTTVETLASVLGDFGISIPFLDEL; this comes from the coding sequence GTGTCGTCAACGCTTCGTCCCTATGCGACGGCCGGGGTGGCCCTGGTGGGAGCCGGCCTGATCGCCGTCAGCTCGGTAGCAGGGCCCTCGCTTGCCGCCGCACTGCCGGCAGTACAGCTCACGTCAACCGGCGGCGGCTACGTGGTCGACTCCCCCAACAATCTGGTGGGGTTGATCGTCGGCGGCAGCGGTATGCCATTGCCGCAACAGACCCCGGGCTACGTCGAGAACATGGACGAGCTGTACATCCAACGTATGCTGCCCGGCGCCCTCAGCGTTCCGGTGTTCACACCGGAGGGCGCCCAACCGATCTTCTCCGGCATCAAGAGCCTGCCGCTCGATGTTTCGGTGGCTCAGGGCACTGCGATGGTGCACCAGTACGTCACCGACAACGTCGCCGCCGGCAACACCGTCGTGGTCTCCGGCTACTCCCAGAGCACGGCGATCGCCGCGAACCTGATGACTCAACTGCAGGACGAGGGCGTACCCGCCGATGCGGTGAAGTTCCTGTTGACGGGTGCGGTCACCAATCCCGACGGCGGCCTCTTCGAGCGGTTCGGGATGACGATCCCGGCGTTCCAAACCACGTTCGCCGGCTACGCCCCACCGGACACCCCGTACGAGACCTCGATCTACTCACTGGAGTACGACGGCTTCGCCGACTTCCCTAAGTACCCGCTGAACATTCTGTCGGTCCTCAACGCGGAGCTGGGTGAGCTCTTCGTGCACCCGCTGTATTCCGAACTGACCGCTGAACAGGTCGACAACGCCATCCAAGTGGGGACCACCGCGGACTACGACGGCGTCACCACCTACTACATGATTCCCCACGACGAACTGCCGTTGCTGCTGCCCCTGCGGATGCTTCCGGTCCTGGGCCAGCCGCTGGCCGACCTGCTGAATCCGGTACTGACACAGCTGGTCAACCTGGGCTACGACAACCCGAACAATGACGGCTGGGACGAGGGAACAGCCAACGTGCCCACCGGTTTCGGGATCTTCCCGCGCTGGGAACAGGTGATGGTGGCGCTCAACAATCTCGGTCCTGCCGCCGAGCAGGGCTTCAACGCCTTCGTCCAAGATATCAACGACCTGCTGTCGAACCCGTCGTCACTGTTCACCGGCATTTCCGATTCCGGCACCGCACCAACGGACCTGTTCTCCTCGCCGATGGACTTCATCAACACACTCACCGGTGCGTTCGCCCAGCTGTATTCGCTGTTGCTGCCGGCTGCCGACAGCCTGACGACCTTGGCGATCACGGTGCCGACTCAGGTGGCAAACATCCTGCTGAGCAACCTCGACGACCCGCTGACCGGATTGGGCCTGGCCGCCGGAACCTTCGTCGCCGGAGTCACCCAGGTGGGTGCCATCGAATTGGGTACGACAGTCGAGACACTTGCGTCGGTCCTGGGCGATTTCGGCATCAGCATCCCGTTCTTGGACGAACTCTGA
- the pcaC gene encoding 4-carboxymuconolactone decarboxylase codes for MSVPRLVGTDFGGPPNADLIVLGPSLGTSATALWGLAAEQLAERLRVVAWDLPGHGRSPGAPFRMPDLAAGVLALVDEIAPRAAFHYAGNSIGGAVGLQLLLDAPERVSSATLQCTGAAVGRTEDWATRADTVRTSGTGAVVEASLQRWFAPGFIDRAPELVAALVDALRGADDESYAQACEALADFDVTARLGQIAAPVLAIAGSHDGATPPELLGRIASGVQHGRLVVLDDVGHLAPVEAPNATVNLILSHLMVPDPVYTSGMSVRRQVLGDEHVDRTIARTTEFTADFQDLITRYAWGNIWTRDGLDRRSRSIVTLTALVARGHHEELAMHLRAARRNGLSNDEIKEVLLQTAIYCGVPDANTAFRIAAQVLADHDNSEGER; via the coding sequence ATGAGCGTGCCGCGGCTGGTCGGCACCGACTTCGGCGGCCCGCCGAACGCGGACCTGATCGTGCTCGGGCCATCGCTCGGGACCTCCGCAACCGCGCTGTGGGGCTTGGCCGCTGAACAGCTCGCCGAGCGGCTGCGCGTCGTCGCGTGGGACCTTCCCGGCCACGGTCGTAGTCCAGGAGCTCCCTTCCGGATGCCGGACCTGGCGGCAGGCGTGCTGGCCTTGGTTGACGAGATCGCACCGCGCGCGGCGTTCCATTACGCCGGCAATTCGATCGGTGGCGCGGTCGGCTTGCAGTTGCTGCTGGATGCCCCCGAACGGGTGTCGAGTGCCACGCTGCAATGCACCGGCGCCGCCGTCGGCCGAACCGAGGACTGGGCGACACGTGCGGACACCGTGCGCACATCGGGCACCGGCGCGGTCGTCGAGGCTTCCCTGCAGCGCTGGTTCGCACCCGGTTTCATCGATCGAGCGCCGGAGCTGGTGGCGGCACTGGTTGATGCGTTGCGCGGCGCCGACGACGAATCGTATGCCCAAGCCTGCGAGGCACTGGCCGACTTCGATGTCACCGCACGACTCGGTCAGATCGCTGCACCGGTGTTGGCCATTGCCGGTTCCCATGATGGCGCTACTCCCCCGGAGCTGCTGGGGCGCATCGCTTCCGGTGTCCAACACGGCCGCCTGGTGGTGCTCGACGATGTCGGCCACCTTGCACCGGTCGAGGCCCCCAACGCGACGGTCAACCTCATTCTCTCCCATCTGATGGTGCCGGATCCGGTCTACACCTCGGGAATGTCGGTGCGCCGACAGGTCCTGGGCGACGAACACGTCGACCGCACGATCGCACGCACCACCGAGTTCACCGCCGACTTTCAAGACCTGATCACCCGTTACGCGTGGGGCAACATCTGGACCCGAGACGGCCTCGACCGACGCAGTCGCTCGATCGTCACCCTGACCGCCCTGGTGGCTCGGGGCCACCATGAGGAGCTGGCCATGCATCTGCGCGCGGCGCGCCGCAACGGCCTGTCCAACGACGAGATTAAAGAGGTGCTGTTGCAGACCGCCATCTATTGCGGTGTACCCGATGCCAATACCGCGTTCCGCATCGCCGCACAGGTGCTGGCCGACCACGACAACTCAGAGGGCGAACGGTGA
- the pcaB gene encoding 3-carboxy-cis,cis-muconate cycloisomerase: MTDLLWPGDHRAGPIFSDAAYLAAMLRVESAWLDVLVDAGTAPASARTDLARTISAADMEAVAVAAEITGNPVPGLLELLRERTGGEPARWLHRGLTSQDVVDTALMLCLRDALDRVRHELSTQVRTLAALAATYRDSPMLARTLTQPALPTTVGMKFANWLTGLLDGADCVAVLPRLSVQVGGAAGTLAAATELAGSPTDAMSLSGRLAATLGLADGPPWHTTRSVITRAGDALVTCCDAWSHIANDVAMSSRPEIAELAEGRGGGSSTMPHKNNPVLSVLIRRAGLVAPPLAASLHAASAGSIDERSDGGWHAEWAALRTLSRYTVVAAAQTTDLLANLVIDTDRATTNLAAAGDLLGEQRAMTELTGKATRGDYTGAASHLIDAVLQRAHHHLEAT; encoded by the coding sequence ATGACCGACTTGTTGTGGCCCGGCGACCACCGGGCCGGGCCGATCTTCAGCGACGCGGCGTACCTGGCTGCGATGCTGCGGGTCGAAAGTGCCTGGCTCGATGTGCTTGTCGACGCCGGTACCGCGCCGGCCTCGGCGCGGACCGACCTGGCAAGGACGATCTCGGCAGCGGACATGGAGGCGGTGGCCGTGGCTGCCGAGATCACCGGCAACCCGGTGCCGGGCCTGCTCGAGTTACTCCGCGAACGCACCGGTGGCGAACCGGCACGCTGGCTACATCGCGGTCTAACCAGCCAGGACGTCGTCGACACCGCGCTGATGCTCTGCCTGCGAGACGCATTGGATCGGGTTCGCCACGAGCTCAGCACCCAAGTACGCACCCTGGCCGCGCTGGCCGCGACCTACCGTGACAGCCCCATGCTTGCCCGCACCTTGACGCAGCCCGCGTTGCCCACCACAGTCGGCATGAAGTTTGCCAACTGGCTGACCGGACTTTTGGACGGCGCCGACTGTGTCGCCGTACTACCGCGGCTTTCGGTGCAGGTCGGCGGCGCCGCGGGAACTCTGGCCGCTGCCACCGAGTTAGCCGGTTCACCCACCGATGCCATGAGCCTGTCCGGACGATTGGCCGCAACCCTTGGCCTTGCTGACGGCCCGCCGTGGCACACCACTCGCTCAGTCATCACCCGCGCCGGCGACGCACTGGTGACATGTTGCGACGCCTGGTCCCACATCGCCAATGACGTTGCGATGAGCAGTAGGCCCGAGATCGCTGAATTGGCCGAGGGCCGCGGCGGCGGTTCGTCGACGATGCCGCACAAGAACAATCCGGTGTTGTCCGTACTGATCCGCCGTGCTGGCTTGGTGGCACCGCCGCTGGCCGCCAGCTTGCACGCCGCGTCAGCGGGCAGCATCGATGAGCGTTCCGACGGCGGCTGGCATGCCGAATGGGCGGCCCTGCGGACCTTGTCCCGCTATACCGTCGTAGCTGCCGCGCAGACAACAGATCTGCTGGCTAATCTGGTCATCGACACCGATCGCGCCACGACGAATCTCGCCGCCGCGGGCGACCTGCTCGGTGAGCAGCGCGCGATGACCGAACTCACCGGGAAAGCCACTCGGGGCGACTACACCGGGGCAGCAAGCCATCTCATCGATGCAGTGCTGCAGCGCGCGCACCACCACTTGGAGGCAACATGA